One Cellulomonas sp. Y8 DNA segment encodes these proteins:
- a CDS encoding response regulator transcription factor: protein MTPLTRVGIVEDEALMRSMLEQTLSAQESIRVVHAVPGVTEARLVFTPGSCDVALLDVNLPDGNGVALGVTLQRADPRLAVMLLSSEDVMGLFTTVQDQASRPWSYLSKRSSFARDVLVRAVVATAQGQVVLDPYLVQRSQPRPGSAVSELTPAQFGVLRLVAEGLSNQAAGERLGINERSVESHLKSIYQRLGIDGDGHNRRVAAVLAFLEQTGRTWRG from the coding sequence GTGACGCCCCTCACACGCGTCGGCATCGTCGAGGACGAGGCGCTGATGCGCTCGATGCTCGAGCAGACCCTGTCGGCGCAGGAGTCGATCCGCGTCGTGCACGCGGTCCCGGGGGTCACGGAGGCGCGGCTCGTCTTCACCCCGGGCTCGTGCGACGTCGCGCTGCTCGATGTCAACCTGCCCGACGGCAACGGGGTCGCCCTCGGCGTCACGCTGCAGCGGGCGGACCCGCGGCTCGCGGTCATGCTGCTGTCCAGCGAGGACGTCATGGGCCTGTTCACCACGGTGCAGGACCAGGCGAGCCGGCCGTGGAGCTACCTGTCCAAGAGGTCGAGCTTCGCCCGGGACGTCCTGGTGCGCGCGGTCGTGGCCACCGCGCAGGGTCAGGTCGTGCTCGACCCCTACCTGGTCCAGCGGTCGCAGCCCCGGCCGGGGTCGGCCGTCTCCGAGCTCACACCCGCGCAGTTCGGGGTGCTGCGGCTCGTCGCGGAGGGGCTGTCGAACCAGGCCGCCGGCGAGCGGCTCGGGATCAACGAGCGCTCGGTCGAGAGCCACCTCAAGTCGATCTACCAGCGGCTCGGGATCGACGGCGACGGGCACAACCGGCGGGTCGCCGCCGTGCTGGCGTTCCTCGAGCAGACGGGGCGCACGTGGCGGGGGTGA
- a CDS encoding sensor histidine kinase: MTTATAGSRDLRRVTLVVGITNTALYAALTAGAWAAWGGLQAELSRERSLAAVVADGVLILVINLAFGLAVLAGALALGVLDRGWPARVGLTAAVSAAASVPRMAALVSLGSTPTGVAYVTATGAMGFLSGLVGVLAAVFAGTLVDRARREEQRRAAEADRARRAVDALQDEELRVRRMVFDQLHGTLQYHLVSVTAGLDRLAEDLDAAGARDRGAEVRAWAGTLEEIREQDVRSLSHAVFPSGADLGTEEAIALLLHRLPAQVSTSIEIGPVYRGLVDRGAAPMPMAERLVVIYTVEEAVTNALKHGRAHAVQVRAEAEPTSDPGRWVFATVVDDDGSGPTRPDPPLHGLARHRERLEHRGGTLTLGTNPDGGGRLSFRLPFTVSPGAPPS, from the coding sequence GTGACCACGGCGACCGCGGGCAGCCGTGACCTACGACGCGTCACGCTCGTCGTCGGGATCACCAACACCGCCCTCTACGCGGCGCTGACGGCGGGCGCGTGGGCCGCGTGGGGCGGGTTGCAGGCCGAGCTGAGCCGGGAGCGCAGCCTCGCCGCCGTCGTCGCCGACGGGGTCCTCATCCTCGTCATCAACCTCGCGTTCGGGCTCGCCGTCCTGGCCGGCGCGCTCGCGCTGGGCGTGCTCGACCGCGGCTGGCCCGCCCGCGTCGGGCTGACCGCCGCGGTGTCCGCGGCCGCATCGGTGCCGCGGATGGCGGCCCTGGTGTCGCTCGGCAGCACGCCCACCGGCGTGGCCTACGTGACCGCGACCGGCGCGATGGGGTTCCTGTCCGGCCTCGTCGGCGTCCTCGCGGCCGTCTTCGCGGGGACGCTCGTCGACCGCGCCCGGCGCGAGGAGCAGCGCCGCGCGGCCGAGGCGGACCGCGCCCGCCGCGCCGTCGACGCGCTGCAGGACGAGGAGCTCCGGGTGCGGCGCATGGTGTTCGACCAGCTGCACGGCACCCTGCAGTACCACCTGGTGAGCGTGACCGCCGGCCTCGACCGGCTGGCCGAGGACCTGGACGCGGCCGGCGCCCGCGACCGCGGCGCGGAGGTCCGCGCCTGGGCGGGGACGCTGGAGGAGATCCGGGAGCAGGACGTGCGTTCCCTGAGCCACGCCGTGTTCCCCTCCGGCGCCGACCTCGGCACGGAGGAGGCGATCGCACTGCTGCTGCACCGGCTCCCGGCGCAGGTCAGCACCTCGATCGAGATCGGCCCCGTCTACCGCGGGCTCGTCGACCGCGGCGCCGCACCCATGCCGATGGCCGAGCGGCTCGTCGTCATCTACACCGTCGAGGAGGCCGTCACCAACGCGCTCAAGCACGGCCGGGCGCACGCGGTGCAGGTGCGCGCCGAGGCCGAGCCGACCTCGGACCCGGGGCGCTGGGTGTTCGCGACGGTCGTCGACGACGACGGCAGCGGGCCGACGCGCCCGGACCCGCCCCTGCACGGGCTCGCGCGGCACCGCGAGCGGCTCGAGCACCGGGGCGGCACGCTCACGCTCGGCACGAACCCGGACGGCGGCGGGCGGCTGAGCTTCCGGCTGCCGTTCACCGTGTCGCCGGGGGCTCCGCCGTCCTGA
- a CDS encoding class II fructose-bisphosphate aldolase, whose product MIASTAALARHGREHGYAVPAVNVLDDLSLRAVVAAAVHLQAPLIVQLSVKTVRSTGTELLTSMFRYATRDLTVPVALHLDHCPDRSVIDEVVAAGWSSVLFDASDRDLVTAERETAEVVAQAHAAGLDVESEIENIVGVEDGVGSDVALHAYSVEQLAEVADRTGADLLAPQLGTAHGEYRARPVLLPERVRELAALTDRPIVLHGGTGLSADDFAAFIAAGVSKINISTAVKVAYMRAAAAHLDVARERDKWDPPSMFRDVAAAVEGAIVPLVEQFGAAGHARGVARAVR is encoded by the coding sequence ATGATCGCATCCACGGCGGCGCTCGCCCGGCACGGCCGCGAGCACGGGTACGCGGTGCCCGCGGTGAACGTCCTCGACGACCTGAGCCTGCGGGCGGTGGTGGCCGCCGCGGTCCACCTCCAGGCCCCGCTCATCGTCCAGCTGTCCGTGAAGACGGTCCGGTCGACGGGCACCGAGCTGCTGACCAGCATGTTCCGGTACGCGACCCGCGACCTGACCGTCCCCGTGGCCCTGCACCTGGACCACTGCCCCGACCGGTCGGTGATCGACGAGGTGGTCGCCGCGGGCTGGTCGTCGGTGCTGTTCGACGCGTCGGACCGGGACCTCGTGACGGCCGAGCGGGAGACGGCCGAGGTCGTGGCGCAGGCGCACGCGGCCGGCCTGGACGTGGAGTCCGAGATCGAGAACATCGTCGGCGTCGAGGACGGCGTCGGGTCCGACGTCGCCCTGCACGCGTACTCCGTGGAGCAGCTCGCCGAGGTCGCGGACCGGACCGGCGCCGACCTCCTCGCGCCGCAGCTCGGCACCGCGCACGGCGAGTACCGCGCGCGGCCGGTCCTCCTGCCCGAGCGGGTGCGGGAGCTCGCCGCGCTGACGGACCGGCCGATCGTCCTGCACGGCGGCACCGGGCTCTCGGCGGACGACTTCGCCGCGTTCATCGCCGCGGGAGTCTCGAAGATCAACATCTCGACCGCCGTGAAGGTCGCCTACATGCGCGCGGCCGCGGCCCACCTCGACGTCGCTCGCGAGCGCGACAAGTGGGACCCCCCGAGCATGTTCCGCGACGTCGCCGCGGCGGTCGAGGGCGCGATCGTGCCGCTGGTCGAGCAGTTCGGCGCCGCCGGCCACGCGCGCGGCGTTGCGAGGGCCGTGCGGTGA
- a CDS encoding HAD-IA family hydrolase gives MSPGLLLDCDGVLADTERDGHLPAFNATFEEFGLPVRWSQEEYGRLLAIGGGKERLRTLLEPGLVARAGLPTDEDEQRELVARWHRAKTERYTALVRSGALPGRPGIARLVAEADAAGWRLAVASTSAEESVRAVLEHAVGPGLAARFDVFAGDVVPHKKPAPDIYLLALRETGLDPREVVVVEDSANGLRAALAAGLTTVVTVSSYTRDEDFTGAALVVTSLGDPPDDPATTLADPRGLEVDGAVRLEHLQRLLGPQQGATP, from the coding sequence GTGAGCCCGGGGCTGCTGCTCGACTGCGACGGCGTGCTGGCCGACACGGAGCGGGACGGACACCTCCCCGCCTTCAACGCGACCTTCGAGGAGTTCGGCCTCCCCGTGCGCTGGTCGCAGGAGGAGTACGGCCGGCTCCTCGCGATCGGCGGCGGCAAGGAGCGGCTGCGGACCCTGCTCGAGCCCGGGCTCGTCGCCCGCGCCGGGCTGCCGACCGACGAGGACGAGCAGCGGGAGCTGGTCGCCCGCTGGCACCGGGCGAAGACCGAGCGCTACACCGCGCTGGTCCGCTCGGGCGCGCTCCCGGGCCGCCCCGGGATCGCCCGGCTGGTCGCCGAGGCCGACGCGGCGGGCTGGCGGCTCGCCGTCGCGTCGACCTCCGCAGAGGAGTCGGTCCGGGCGGTGCTGGAGCACGCGGTCGGGCCGGGTCTGGCGGCGCGGTTCGACGTGTTCGCGGGCGACGTCGTGCCGCACAAGAAGCCCGCACCGGACATCTACCTGCTGGCCCTGCGCGAGACCGGGCTCGACCCGCGCGAGGTGGTCGTCGTCGAGGACAGCGCGAACGGGCTGCGGGCCGCACTCGCCGCCGGGCTCACCACCGTCGTCACCGTCAGCAGCTACACGCGGGACGAGGACTTCACCGGGGCCGCGCTGGTCGTGACGTCCCTCGGCGACCCCCCGGACGACCCGGCGACCACGCTGGCCGACCCCCGCGGCCTCGAGGTCGACGGCGCCGTCCGGCTCGAGCACCTGCAGCGCCTCCTCGGACCCCAGCAAGGAGCGACACCGTGA
- the dhaL gene encoding dihydroxyacetone kinase subunit DhaL: MSQQRVEQVVRTVAETCVENEQYFGELDSVVGDGDFGFSLARGFENVLAGWDDYDRADAGTFLQKIAVTMSGRIGGTSGPIWGTAFLRAAGVVKGKQEVTGDDVVAMLRAAVEGIKARGGADLGEKTLLDALVPLTDAVEQRLAAGAAPAEVAQAAATTARAAAEATRPMQARRGRASYTGERSIGSLDPGAVAVAVLAERVAATW; encoded by the coding sequence GTGAGCCAGCAGCGCGTCGAGCAGGTCGTCCGCACCGTCGCCGAGACCTGCGTCGAGAACGAGCAGTACTTCGGCGAGCTGGACTCCGTGGTCGGCGACGGGGACTTCGGCTTCTCCCTCGCCCGGGGGTTCGAGAACGTGCTGGCGGGCTGGGACGACTACGACCGGGCCGACGCCGGGACGTTCCTCCAGAAGATCGCGGTGACGATGAGCGGCCGGATCGGCGGCACCTCCGGCCCGATCTGGGGCACGGCGTTCCTGCGGGCCGCCGGCGTCGTCAAGGGCAAGCAGGAGGTCACGGGCGACGACGTCGTGGCGATGCTGCGCGCCGCCGTCGAGGGGATCAAGGCGCGGGGCGGCGCCGACCTCGGCGAGAAGACGCTGCTGGACGCGCTCGTCCCGCTGACGGACGCCGTCGAGCAGCGGCTCGCCGCCGGCGCCGCCCCCGCCGAGGTCGCGCAGGCGGCCGCCACGACCGCGCGCGCCGCGGCCGAGGCGACCCGGCCGATGCAGGCCCGGCGTGGCCGGGCGTCCTACACCGGCGAGCGCAGCATCGGGTCCCTCGACCCCGGCGCCGTCGCCGTGGCGGTGCTGGCAGAGCGGGTCGCCGCCACCTGGTGA
- the dhaK gene encoding dihydroxyacetone kinase subunit DhaK, giving the protein MKKFVNDPKTFVPDMLTGLALANPDTLRYVPEYNLIMRADAPRHDKVSIIQGSGSGHEPAHVMVVGKGMLDGACPGDVFAAPPMEYVLESAKLLASDKGVLLLVNNYTGDKMAFEMASELAEAEGLSVRTLFIDDDVAVQDSTWTVGRRGVAGNFFVMKAVGAAAEAGADLDELVRIGEKVNSVTRTMGIALTPCTPPAKGSPLFELGDDEMEVGVGIHGEPGRRRAPLVPADGIVDELLGAVLPDLPYASGDEVALMINGLGGTPISELYLLYGIAHQKLAAQGITVGRSYVGEYCTSLDMAGASLTLVRLDDEIRGLLAAPAEVAVRVF; this is encoded by the coding sequence ATGAAGAAGTTCGTCAACGACCCGAAGACCTTCGTGCCCGACATGCTCACCGGCCTGGCGCTGGCGAACCCGGACACCCTCCGGTACGTGCCCGAGTACAACCTGATCATGCGGGCCGACGCCCCGCGGCACGACAAGGTGTCGATCATCCAGGGCTCCGGGTCCGGTCACGAGCCCGCGCACGTCATGGTGGTCGGCAAGGGGATGCTCGACGGCGCGTGTCCCGGCGACGTGTTCGCCGCCCCGCCGATGGAGTACGTGCTCGAGTCCGCCAAGCTGCTCGCGTCCGACAAGGGCGTGCTGCTCCTGGTGAACAACTACACCGGCGACAAGATGGCGTTCGAGATGGCCTCCGAGCTCGCCGAGGCCGAGGGCCTGTCCGTCCGCACCCTGTTCATCGACGACGACGTCGCGGTCCAGGACTCGACGTGGACGGTCGGTCGCCGCGGCGTCGCGGGCAACTTCTTCGTGATGAAGGCCGTCGGCGCCGCCGCCGAGGCGGGGGCCGACCTGGACGAGCTCGTCCGGATCGGCGAGAAGGTCAACTCCGTCACCCGCACGATGGGCATCGCCCTCACCCCGTGCACGCCGCCGGCCAAGGGGTCGCCGCTGTTCGAGCTCGGCGACGACGAGATGGAGGTCGGCGTCGGGATCCATGGGGAGCCGGGCCGCCGCCGGGCGCCGCTGGTGCCGGCGGACGGGATCGTCGACGAGCTGCTCGGTGCGGTGCTCCCGGACCTGCCGTACGCCTCGGGCGACGAGGTCGCGCTGATGATCAACGGGCTGGGCGGCACGCCGATCAGCGAGCTGTACCTGCTGTACGGGATCGCGCACCAGAAGCTCGCCGCCCAGGGCATCACCGTCGGACGCTCCTACGTCGGCGAGTACTGCACCTCGCTCGACATGGCCGGCGCGTCCCTCACGCTCGTCCGGCTGGACGACGAGATCCGCGGGCTGCTCGCCGCGCCCGCCGAGGTGGCGGTGCGGGTGTTCTGA
- a CDS encoding SDR family oxidoreductase, with translation MTTALITGANRGLGRHFAAELLARGATVYAAAREPAAIDLPGVRRVALDITDPDAVAAAAALATDVDLLVNNAGISTGSTLLGDLAGVRAEMDVNFWGTLSMVRAFAPVLAANGGGRIVNVASALSWFAFPGSGAYAVSKAANWNMSNALRLELAAQGTQVTSVHLGLADTDMAAGIDGPKEDPVAVVRRTLDAVEAGDLEVVVDDWSAMVKASLAEDPRAFYERFLTA, from the coding sequence ATGACAACAGCACTGATCACCGGGGCCAACCGCGGCCTCGGTCGCCACTTCGCCGCCGAGCTCCTCGCCCGCGGGGCCACCGTCTACGCCGCCGCTCGCGAGCCCGCCGCGATCGACCTGCCCGGCGTCCGCCGGGTCGCGCTCGACATCACCGACCCCGACGCCGTCGCCGCGGCGGCCGCGCTGGCCACGGACGTGGACCTGCTCGTCAACAACGCCGGCATCTCGACGGGCTCGACGCTGCTCGGCGACCTCGCGGGCGTGCGCGCCGAGATGGACGTCAACTTCTGGGGCACGCTGTCGATGGTCCGGGCGTTCGCGCCCGTGCTGGCCGCCAACGGCGGCGGGAGGATCGTCAACGTCGCCTCTGCACTGTCCTGGTTCGCGTTCCCGGGCTCCGGGGCGTACGCGGTGTCCAAGGCGGCGAACTGGAACATGAGCAACGCGCTGCGGCTCGAGCTGGCCGCGCAGGGCACCCAGGTCACGTCCGTGCACCTCGGCCTCGCGGACACGGACATGGCCGCGGGCATCGACGGGCCGAAGGAGGACCCGGTCGCCGTCGTCCGGCGCACGCTCGACGCCGTCGAGGCCGGTGACCTGGAGGTCGTCGTCGACGACTGGAGCGCGATGGTCAAGGCGTCCCTGGCCGAGGACCCGCGCGCGTTCTACGAGCGGTTCCTCACCGCCTGA
- a CDS encoding MerR family transcriptional regulator, with amino-acid sequence MRIGEVAAQAGVSVRALRYYEEQGLLDAERTASGQRRYPPGAVERVRFIQSLYAAGLGSKAVLRILPCMDRGVLTDEMHDRLLAERARVQAQLDELTATRDKLDDVIRLGQAHRLGHGHRAGADACAAAS; translated from the coding sequence GTGCGCATCGGGGAGGTCGCCGCGCAGGCGGGCGTGAGCGTGCGGGCGCTGCGCTACTACGAGGAGCAGGGGCTGCTGGACGCGGAGCGCACCGCGAGCGGGCAGCGCCGGTACCCGCCGGGTGCGGTCGAGCGGGTCCGGTTCATCCAGAGCCTCTACGCCGCCGGGCTGGGCAGCAAGGCCGTGCTCCGGATCCTGCCGTGCATGGACCGCGGGGTGCTCACCGACGAGATGCACGACCGGCTGCTGGCCGAGCGCGCGCGGGTGCAGGCCCAGCTCGACGAGCTGACCGCGACCCGCGACAAGCTCGACGACGTCATCCGGCTCGGGCAGGCGCACCGCCTGGGACACGGGCACCGAGCCGGCGCGGACGCCTGCGCCGCCGCCTCCTGA
- a CDS encoding GNAT family N-acetyltransferase — translation MAAHVVKPLSPETFPAWRALAEKHNGVWGGCWCSYFHGDTPTTTKADHAGPDFKRRLVEEGVAHAALVFDGEQAIAWCQYGSPEELPRIYHRKQYDAGESRPAPWRITCFFVDRDHRRQGVALEALRGALDLIARAGGGEVVSFPNELPPGKRVSSSFLHNVTRGMFEEAGFVFERHIGTSKTVMRTTVAPA, via the coding sequence ATGGCCGCACACGTCGTGAAGCCGCTGTCGCCGGAGACGTTCCCGGCCTGGCGCGCGCTCGCCGAGAAGCACAACGGCGTGTGGGGCGGCTGCTGGTGCAGCTACTTCCACGGTGACACCCCGACGACGACCAAGGCCGACCACGCGGGGCCGGACTTCAAGCGGCGGCTGGTGGAGGAGGGCGTCGCGCACGCCGCGCTGGTGTTCGACGGCGAGCAGGCGATCGCCTGGTGCCAGTACGGCAGCCCGGAGGAGCTGCCCCGGATCTACCACCGCAAGCAGTACGACGCGGGGGAGAGCCGCCCGGCGCCCTGGCGGATCACCTGCTTCTTCGTCGACCGGGACCACCGGCGGCAGGGCGTGGCGCTGGAGGCGCTGCGCGGTGCGCTGGACCTCATCGCGCGAGCCGGCGGCGGGGAGGTGGTGTCGTTCCCGAACGAGCTGCCACCGGGGAAGCGGGTCTCGTCCTCGTTCCTGCACAACGTCACGCGCGGGATGTTCGAGGAGGCCGGGTTCGTGTTCGAGCGGCACATCGGGACGAGCAAGACGGTGATGCGGACGACGGTGGCGCCGGCGTAG